Proteins encoded by one window of Carettochelys insculpta isolate YL-2023 chromosome 10, ASM3395843v1, whole genome shotgun sequence:
- the LOC142018484 gene encoding alpha-1,4-N-acetylglucosaminyltransferase-like, giving the protein MLKELQIALYLFFVFVFAVLYKLSLQYICVFSCVPTAKQFLREEDVMSQSRSIIFVETTDRLEPPHLVSCSVESAARIYQDRPVVFLMQGLKNNAWLDSNSAYPAFSLLSAMENVYIIPLQMDALFQETPLLPWYRKINARQEEYWVHVSSDASRLALVWKYGGIYLDTDVISTRPIPVTNFLAAQASRESSNGVFGFPQRHWFIWGCMEDFVQNYNGAVWGNQGPVLMTRRLQALCNLTNFHDVEDLSCRNISFLHPQRFYPIPYPAWRRYYEVWETSPVFNNSYALHLWNFMNKDHETVVAGSNTLVENLYKMYCPTTYEVLIQGAKRSDEEQQNKTE; this is encoded by the exons ATGCTGAAGGAGCTCCAAATAGCACTCTATCTcttttttgtctttgtctttgctGTTTTATATAAACTCTCCCTGCAGTACATCTGTGTCTTCTCGTGTGTGCCTACTGCAAAGCAGTTCTTGAGGGAAGAGGATGTGATGAGCCAAAGCAGAAGCATCATATTTGTGGAGACCACAGACCGCCTGGAGCCTCCTCATTTGGTTTCATGTTCTGTGGAATCTGCTGCCCGGATCTACCAGGACAGACCTGTTGTTTTCCTCATGCAAGGGCTGAAAAATAACGCATGGCTGGATTCAAATTCCGCTTACCCAGCCTTCTCCCTCTTATCTGCCATGGAGAACGTCTACATTATTCCTCTCCAGATGGACGCTTTGTTCCAGGAGACACCCCTGCTCCCATGGTATCGTAAG ATAAATGCACGCCAAGAAGAATACTGGGTTCATGTCAGCTCTGACGCCAGCCGACTTGCACTCGTCTGGAAATATGGTGGGATCTATTTGGACACAGATGTCATCTCTACCAGGCCTATTCCAGTGACAAACTTCCTGGCGGCCCAGGCTTCCCGGGAGTCAAGCAATGGGGTTTTTGGCTTTCCTCAGCGTCACTGGTTCATTTGGGGTTGCATGGAGGATTTTGTTCAAAACTACAATGGAGCCGTTTGGGGAAATCAAGGCCCAGTCCTAATGACGAGGAGGCTCCAGGCATTGTGCAACCTGACCAATTTCCACGATGTGGAGGACCTGAGCTGTCGTAACATTTCCTTCTTACATCCCCAGCGCTTCTACCCCATTCCCTACCCAGCATGGAGGCGGTACTACGAGGTCTGGGAGACAAGCCCTGTCTTCAACAACTCCTATGCTTTGCACCTGTGGAACTTCATGAATAAGGATCACGAGACGGTGGTTGCAGGAAGTAACACCTTGGTAGAAAATCTGTACAAAATGTACTGCCCCACCACGTATGAGGTCCTTATTCAAGGCGCAAAGCGCAGTgatgaagagcaacaaaataagACTGAATAG